TTGAGTGTTTAACGGGGTGCAAGAAGTTGGAGATACGTTCTTTGTTCATATCAGTCTCTAGTTGACATATATAATCATAATAATCGAATTGAGCTTTCTCATCCCTTCTAAGCGACTGTTCTCGCAATGGTTGCTAATTGGAATATCCGCTTCAATTCACTAGTTGACCTATTTAACTCGTCATTGTAGGGATAAGCTTGCACTCAAGGCTGAGAAAGATGGTTCTAACAGCTATGCGGCGTTGGAGAAGAAGGCTGAGTTGTATGAAAAGCTTGCCAAAGGAGAGCTATCTGATGAGGAAGACAGAGAAAAGTATTGTGTTGATTTTTCCCGAAAGAGTCTCACAGAGGACGAAGTGAAGCAACAAAATAACAGTTCCCCTGCTGCTGATGTACCTCTGAGAGAaactaatgaagatgatgatttTATTCCTTTCAATTCAAAGTCCAAGGGTCTGGGCCGTTCAGCTGTAACTGTTGACATGGACGAACACAGACGATTTATCAAGTAAGTCATTTGGTAGACCTAACTATGTTCATTTAATCATGTTCTTTGTGAAATCGGCGAAAGTATGATTGTGGTTCGGTGAATACGATTAGAATATATCCATCAGTGCTGCGAGAAGTTATTTGTTAGAAATAAATGTAGCGGTCAAAAACTCAAAATTAGGTCGCATTAGGCAACGAATCTTCAGCTAAATGTGACGTTTGATGTCCAGATTATTTTTGGATGGCTATCTTGTTGGAGTACCTTCTAGGCAGGTGATGAAGAATTAAGAATAGTAAAGATTCGACTGTGTCCTAAATTCGCACTTGCTTAACTAGCATAAGAATCTCAGATGTAAATTGGCCGACCTTCTGCATGCTTTATAGTCTTAGAGCTCTTCCTACACAATAATCTTGGCCTCTTGGGATTTCCCAGGATCTTAGAAGAATGGTATTTTACCGTATTTTACTGGTGTGTCTTCTGGAAGTGGAAAGAATCAAATAAATGGGGGTGTATATTAGTGTTCGTTGATTTGTCCTTTTCTGATAGACCAAAGGCAAAGCTTTATTTGTACTTCGGCTTTGGGTATGATGGAATAAAGCACGTTCATTTGAGTTTATGAGGAAGGCTTTGCTAATTGCGAGTTACACAATGGATTTAATCATGAAGGGGAGGTACTTTGTTGTTTACACCTTAAGCTTGGCTAACAATTTAGAAAGTTGAACCTCAATAAtgtttagttaaaagaatcgGTCTTGGGATGTTAATAGAAATGCTCAATCCGTAAACAAGTTACAACTCTGTGTCTAGCCAATATAGTTAGAGGAACAAGATTGATATTAGAGAGGAGAAAGGAATACAAGGAGACTAATTGGGGAAGCTACTTTTAGTGATCTCGGCCATGATCTACCCTTCATTTTATGGATGATATCGGAATGTGTTGATGTAAATTCTAGTAAAAAATTTTGCCTTAAAAGAGATGAATTGCGTTGGGAGTATCGGTTACCTTACTACAGTGATCTACTTTGGTTGTAATATGTTATTCGGGGGATTTATTACGGTTAGAGTGGGTTGACTTGTAGTTGGTTCTTTTTTGATTACTTctttttgttgtgtgttttgAGGAAGAAAACAGAGATTTATTGTGCCCATTTTTTCGTCTTTATAGGGAAGTGCACGAAGAGGCGAACGACGCCAGAGAAAAGGTGTCAGAAGTCAAGCAGCGTAGGCAGGAACATGCAGCTGCTCGTCGAGAAAAACTGAAGCAGGCCTACCTTCGGAAACGTTTGGAAAACCTGAAGGCAACTGCTGCAGCTAAGCAAGACCAAACTTGACTCGCATGTGGTAGGCTGTTAATCTTCTCACATCATATTAGCCATCATGTGACCTGTCCACATAATACATGCTAGTATCCGAATTTTGAGCACCAAAGCCGTATCCTGCCGAAGCAAAGGCGCCCATTGGATCGACATTGTGACACTTACCTAGACTGATAGTATCGAATTTGGAGCACCAAAGCCGTATTTTGCTGAAGCAAAGGCACCCATTGGAATATTGGATCGACAGTGCGACATTTCTCTAGGTGCTACCTAACACTTAGATTAGACATGATGTAATGTATGTGCCACAAGCTGTACCATGACTCCATGAGAGCATGGATGATGGGGATAAAAAATGGACAGATGTATGTATCGTCCGAAGGGCGTCCATATTACTGAAAATATTACTGAAAATTATTGAATTTTTTTTAGCATTGATCCTGATAGAAAATGAATGTTAACTTCTTCGAGTTGGATTATGATGCTAATGATGATGATACTCTATATTTTTAAGAGTACATGAATTTCAACAGATGGAGTATAGTAAACTAATAATTAGAATTCTGGAACGCACTTTTCTTTTTTGTGTAAAGAGAGCCACAATGACGATTTGATGCTGAAGGGATTTGAACTCAGGTCATGAGCACCACCTCTCGTTAATGAACTTAATTGTTTTAACTTAATAATAGAACACAATAAATTGACCTGATGATTGCTGAAACATGTATGATCACCTTGAACTTGAAAATACATTTTGGACTTGAGGACAAAGAAATGGTTGCACTCATTGAACCTGACTTAACCTGACTCGATAATGAACCAACTTGAACTCAACACAACCTAAAGGGTGAAGATTAAACCCGAACGTTATATTATCCTGGCCGGATTAATATTTGTTACAGGACGACCCTATCAAAAGGCGTAGTTAATCACTCATTTAGTATCGGTATTATTACGAGTATAAAGTAACATTTGTTACAGAACAACAATACAGACAGCTCTTACCTGGAAAGAGGAGACACCTTATCAATCATCATTCACATAACATGAACCCTATAACAACTATCCAGCCTGTTAAGTTAATGTACTTTGTAATTTAATCCACACACTAATAAACCATTAGTTGGCTAATCATTGTCGTTATTCCCAATACCTTACTATAAATACACCTTACTTACATCTCCGTTTCACTCAAAAATCAAGcaagcaaaaccgaaaacataaTTTGAGCTTATAGTTAATCTGTTAAGGGAAGGAAAATGGCAGCTTGCAAATTAACCTCCTTGGTCGTCGCAATCTTAATGTTGGTAACCTTATTCGCGACCTTTGGAGCTGCGGTTACTGAAGATGCAGGAAGCATTGCACCTTCTCCTGCTATGCAGAGTGCTGGAGTTAACCTACATGTTTCCGGCATGCTTGGACTTGTTGCTTCTTTGGTAGCTTTTCTCTTCTAATCATAAGGTTTTGACTTCTCAAGGTTAATTATTTGTTATCGGATTTTACTGTGTTTTTCAAGTAATTCAGTACTTACTATTCTTTCCCCTGAATATCTGTATTCTTCTGTTTTTATTCAGTAATAATCCAATTTTTTACGTCTTTTTTGCGTTTTTCACAATGGAGTAACTAGAAATACATTGCATGAAAATCTTCAGCAGGAGATAAACACCAGAAAGAAAACGAAACATTGTCTATGTCAAGTCTCGAGAGAGTCTCATACATTAAAAGTCGGAAATTTCTGGCTCATTCGTTACACACACATTGATTGCTAAATAGTGAATAAATTGAACATTCTGATTGCTAAATGTTACAGTTTGCCTTCGCAAAAGCTTGACGGTACAACTCTGGCTCTACAAAGTTTAGTTGCAGTCTACTTGAGCTCATTACTACTCAATCTTCGACATAATCACTACTTGATATGCAAACACTTGCTCATGATGAAATTGCAGAACAATCCTCGGCTAAAACTGACCCCTGCCATCAGCAAattacaacaacattaccccagtgccatcagcaaattaaaaaaaaaaatagttaaattGCAGACTGCCACACGGTTGAGCAACAAAAAACTCGCTAATGAAATCAATGCAAGTACTAATCAACAATTTGTACTGATTAAACCAAATAAATTGATCAAATATTTCCAACCTTCCCATCCCCAATGAGgccaaagatttctctattttaTTGCGACTGGATTATGATGAAATATAGCAGACTAATTCACTAATCTGGCTGTACAGAAGCAGCCAAATAGCCAATGCAATTCTAGGCTATTTATGTAAGAGCGCATGAGACACTGAGATAATGTTGATGAAAGTTCTTTTAAAGCATACGCAATATACTGCAAGTAGAAACCTGAATTCATACCATCAAATGTGTTCTGGGACTGATTTAAGCATCTGGTCAGGAAGAGTTACATCATGTGCACCATATCATCCACGATCATCAGTCTGTTGTCTGATTGCAGCCTCTGCGCAAGTTAATTAAACTTCCATTAATCGAATGAATATGTTACCAACAAAATGTAAAAACTAAAA
This sequence is a window from Silene latifolia isolate original U9 population chromosome 8, ASM4854445v1, whole genome shotgun sequence. Protein-coding genes within it:
- the LOC141596226 gene encoding uncharacterized protein At4g18257-like, with product MGSIADEEKRNKRAISGGTESLGWLTESSIMPKKHKAIQGVGASSIMELKAELYKSQEESKKSKDLSASDVDYHRAKKKISNVTPFDRKNSGVENRAHLDKLALKAEKDGSNSYAALEKKAELYEKLAKGELSDEEDREKYCVDFSRKSLTEDEVKQQNNSSPAADVPLRETNEDDDFIPFNSKSKGLGRSAVTVDMDEHRRFIKEVHEEANDAREKVSEVKQRRQEHAAARREKLKQAYLRKRLENLKATAAAKQDQT